The Planctomycetota bacterium region AAATGCTGTCGGCAATGTAATTGAAACTCTCCCGAGGTTTGAAACTCGTTCGAGACAGGGATACGCATCAACGCAAGTGCTTGTCAATAAAGCACTTACAAACATAGAACATGGCGATTTGATGTTCGCTGCTTGTGTGGGTGGGTTAACAGTCACCCGTCGCAGCAGCAAGTCGCCGGTCCCATTCGGCTTGGCGATTTCCAAAGAGCATATCATCAGGCCACGGCGCTGTCCACAGATTTCTGATCGATTCTCTTGCTGTTAAGCGCTTGTGAATACAGCCAATTATCGCGCACCTGTTAACCGGCGGGTTGCCCGGTGGCTCGGGTCAGACCTTGAAACGCACTGCCGGCTCGGCTAAGGTGTCTCATAACGTCGGTCGATATGTCAACGTGACCGTCATTACGAGACAACGGTATAGTGGCTGATACACAAACAGATCGACTGATCAGGTACATTCGACGCCGAGGCATCGTGCGCGCGAGCGATCTGGCGGGCACCGGCGTGGATCGGCGCGTGCTCAAGCGTCTTGTCGATCGCGGCGAGCTTGTGCGCCGCTCGCGCGGGGTGTACACCACGCCGGACCACGAACTGACCCGCCACACGAGCATGGCAGAGGTCTGCGCCCGCGCCCCGAGCGCTACCGTGTGCCTGATCTCGGCGCTGGACTTTCACGAGCTGACGACGCAGATCGCCCACGCTGTGTGGATCATGATCGATCGCAAGGCGCGGCCGCCGAAGATCGACCACCCGCCGATCGAGATCGTATATGCGTCGGGTGAGTCGCTGACCGCCGGCGTCGTAACCCACCAGATCGAGGGTGTCCGGGTGCCGATCACCGATCCCGCCAAGACAGTGGCGGACTGCTTCAAGTATCGCGATCATGTCGGCCACGATGTGGCCATCGAGGCGCTGCGCGATTGCCTGCGTCAGCGCAAGGCCACACCGAGCCGGATATATGAAATGGCGAAGATCGATCGCGTGGCGAAGTCGGTGAGACCATACCTCGAGGCGCTGACATGACCGACAAGCCCACGACGAACATGGCGGCGTCGGTGCGTCAGCGGCTGCTGAATCTCCGGCAGTCCAGTGGCGAAGATTACAACGCGCTGCTGATGCAGTACGCCATCGAGCGGTTTCTGTACCGGCTGTCGAAGTCCGACCTGGCTGACCGCTTCGTCCTCAAGGGCGCGATGCTGTTCCGTGTCTGGTCTGGAGCGATGCACCGCCCCACCAAAGACGTCGATCTGCTCGGTCGCGGAGCGCCGACCCCGGACGCTGTTGCCGACGCGGTGCGTTATATTCTCGTTGCGCCGGTGCCGGACGATGGGCTGACCTTCGACCCCGACGCCGTGGTGGCCGCCGAGATTCGCGAGGAGCAGGAATACGGCGGCATCCGCGTCAAACTCGTGGCCATGCTGGGTAGCGCCCGGATTCCGATGCAGATCGATGTGGGCTTCGGCGATGCGATCACGCCCGACGCGGAAGTTCATCCCTATCCGACGCTCTTGGGCATGGACGCGCCACGGGTGCGGATGTATCCGCCCGAGACTGTCGTCGCTGAAAAGCTCGAAGCGGCTGTCACACTGGGCATGACCAACAGCCGGATGAAGGACTTCTACGACCTGCTCGTGATCTTCCGTACCTACGAGCTCGCCGACGAAGCCGTGGCCAGGGCCATCGCAGCGACATTTGAGCGCAGGCAGACGGCGCTGCCGGCCGACGTGCCGCCGGGGCTTTCGGATGAGTTCGGCAACGATCCCGGGACGCAGCGCCTGTGGCGCGAGTTTCTTCGCCGACTACAGATCGAGGATGCAGCCGGCGAGTTCGCCGAGGTCGTGGCGGGCATCCGCGACCGCATCTGGCCGATAGTCGCTCAAGCCCGACGGATGTCCGAATCGTAAAGCTATCCTCGCCCCTTGTACCGCTCGATCTCTTCCCCGAGCTGCAGGTAGAACGACCGTATCGGGTCGAGCACGCGCTTGATCTCGTCGGGTGAGAGGCCCGTCTCTTCGAGCTCCTTCTCTCGCTGCGCGATGCGCGCATTCGCTTCCGCCAAACGTCGAACCGCATCGAGGTACTCGTCCCGGCCGTTGATCGTTGCCGCGAACATTTCCTGAGCCATGCGATCAATACATTCCCGACGCTCAGGGGTCATTCTGTTCCGCAGCTTGTCGAAATCGTGTGCCATCGGTTCGATTCTCAGCCAAAGTCGAGCTTCCGAGCCGCCGACAACGGCAGATACAGGTGCCGCTCATCATCGGCCAACGGGGTAAAGCCGTATTTCAGGTAGAACCGTTGGGCGCTGTCGTTGATCGCGACGACCTCGACAGCGTGAATGCCCAGTTCGTCGGCGATACGGACGATACGCACCAGGGCGTCGATCAGCAGGTCTTCGCCGAGACCCTGGCCCTGCATCGACTGATCAACAGCCAGTCGGCCGATGTGCGCCACCGGGATCGGGTAGCGCGGCAGGCGCTTCCTCAGTTCATCCGGTACCAGATCGAAAGCGACGGAGCCGGCCGAGAGCGCATAGTACCCGAGAATCCTGCTGTCGCCGGCGGTGGCCACCGCGACAAAGTGCTGACTGATTCCCGTCTTTTCGTTCTGACCCGCGAAGCGGTGCAGGTAATCATCGAGCTCGACGACGCCACAGGAAAACGCGGCACGATCGTGGCGCTTGTGGAGCTTCTCGATAACCCACGACGATGCGTCAGGCACGGCGCTTCCTGTACCGCTCGGCGGCGGCCTTCAGCGCCTTGTTGGGCTTGGCATCGGATGCGATGAGCTTCAGAAACGTGTCGCGATCGCGGATTGACAGCCGGGTGACCGTGGCTTCATCGATCGTCCGCTGCGCCGCCTGCACCAGGTTGGCGACAGCGAAATCGGACAGCGACTGGCCTGTCACGGTGGCCGCCTGCTCAATGACCCGCTTGTGCTCGTGGCTGAGGCGGAAATCCAGGCGGGCATCTCGGGTTGTCGAATGCTGCGTGGCCATGGGTGTTCTCCTGCTACCCATATGTACGGTCAATCACCGTACAAAGTTTAGCCGCGCGGGGCTGCCGTGGCAAGTTTTCGCTGACATCGGCGTGTTAACCGGCCGGTTGCGAGAGCGCCGACGTGTTCGCAATTTGGTCGTTCAGGGCGAGAGCCCGTGCTCGCTACTTGTCAAAATCGCAACCAAAGCTCTCTCAATAGTTTATCGCGTAGCCATTGTTTGAAATCCGTTCGACTCGGGGAGCTTTAAGCCCGTATCGAGCGCGATGCGGGCTTTTTTCTTGCGCCGATCGGATGCCAAACATGTCGCCGCGCTGTTCAAATTGATTGGCGCTCGATAAGATCGAGCCCGTAGCTCTTTGAAAAGTGAAGATTCAGGCAGCTGATCCAATGAGATCGGCTGGAACTCGGCCTGCCTCACCCGCGTCGCGCAGTAATCGCGCCGACGTTGAACGAGGCCCAAGCTGTCGATGCCAGTTTCACGCTGCCTTGCGGTAGTAGTGCTTGATGAGCCCTCCGAGAATGTCTTGGGAATCCACCGTCTCGTCGTTGTACGCCAGCGGCGAGGATGAATTCGGATCAAGCACGACATTGCCGATGGCCTGGTGCGGGCGCAGTTCCTGGTAATATGCGACGTACTCGTCGACCAGGCGTTGAAGATGCCGCTCGCCGAATACGACGAAGTGGTTCAGGCACTCGTGTTTCAACGACTGTACCCATCGTTCGGCATAGGCGTTCATATTGGGCGCCAACGGGCCGACCTTTTTCACGATCACGCCCTCGGATTCGAAGATCGCGTCGAACGCCCGCATGTACTTGGTGTCCCAGTCATGCAGCAGGCGTGTGATCGACAGGCCCAGGTCCGCTAGCTCGACGAAAAAGTTGCGGGCCTACTGCTTCATCCATTCGGTATCCGGGTGAGCCGTCACCGGACAGACGATAACACGACGGGTTTCGACGTGGATGAAGAAGAGAATGTAGTAGTCGATCAGGCCGGTGACGGTCCAGACTTTCTTCACGGCAAAATCTGTGGCCCAAAGCGTCTTCGCATGACGCTTGAGGAAATGGTCCCACGTCCCGGTCACTCGCCTCGAGTCCGGATGGATACCTTCTTCCTTGAGGATGTTATGGATGAAGGTTCGGCTGATGCGGATACCCAGTTTCTTCAACTCGCCCAGGATCTTCGAATAACCCACGCCCGACTCGTGGGCAATGCGAACCACCAGTTCACGGATCGTGTCCGGGATAGGCGAGCGACCACCCTTCCTGACTCGCTTGGGCACCACCTTGTCCTCATCCTGCACCCACCGCATGAACGTGTGCGGTGTGACGATTGTGATCAGTTCCTTGATCGAGTCGCCGAGACGTTTGCCGTACTCAAGCAGCCCGGCCCGCTCGGCCGGCGTCGTTCGGATGTGCTTCGGCAACCGGCTCCGCAGAATCTCGTTCTCGATCTTGAGGTACTCGATCTGCTTGACCAGTTCATCCCGCCCAAACTGGGCCAGCACCAACAGCAACCGATGGAACAATGCCGTCATCTGTGTTATGCTCGCAACTACTGGAATACCATGGAATAGACAATGATTTTGAACACCGCTGACGATGTGAGTTTATCAGAAATGGCGGCGTTGCGTCGGGATTGGACTCGCTCGTGGACGACCGTCGGCGTTCGCGGAACAACAGCCGCATGAGCCAATCCGTGACCAGTCCGGTCCCGCGTGCCCTGATCATCGCCGGGCCCAACGGCGCGGGCAAGACCACCTT contains the following coding sequences:
- a CDS encoding transcriptional regulator → MADTQTDRLIRYIRRRGIVRASDLAGTGVDRRVLKRLVDRGELVRRSRGVYTTPDHELTRHTSMAEVCARAPSATVCLISALDFHELTTQIAHAVWIMIDRKARPPKIDHPPIEIVYASGESLTAGVVTHQIEGVRVPITDPAKTVADCFKYRDHVGHDVAIEALRDCLRQRKATPSRIYEMAKIDRVAKSVRPYLEALT
- a CDS encoding nucleotidyl transferase AbiEii/AbiGii toxin family protein, whose translation is MTDKPTTNMAASVRQRLLNLRQSSGEDYNALLMQYAIERFLYRLSKSDLADRFVLKGAMLFRVWSGAMHRPTKDVDLLGRGAPTPDAVADAVRYILVAPVPDDGLTFDPDAVVAAEIREEQEYGGIRVKLVAMLGSARIPMQIDVGFGDAITPDAEVHPYPTLLGMDAPRVRMYPPETVVAEKLEAAVTLGMTNSRMKDFYDLLVIFRTYELADEAVARAIAATFERRQTALPADVPPGLSDEFGNDPGTQRLWREFLRRLQIEDAAGEFAEVVAGIRDRIWPIVAQARRMSES
- a CDS encoding GNAT family N-acetyltransferase, which gives rise to MPDASSWVIEKLHKRHDRAAFSCGVVELDDYLHRFAGQNEKTGISQHFVAVATAGDSRILGYYALSAGSVAFDLVPDELRKRLPRYPIPVAHIGRLAVDQSMQGQGLGEDLLIDALVRIVRIADELGIHAVEVVAINDSAQRFYLKYGFTPLADDERHLYLPLSAARKLDFG
- a CDS encoding DUF1778 domain-containing protein is translated as MGSRRTPMATQHSTTRDARLDFRLSHEHKRVIEQAATVTGQSLSDFAVANLVQAAQRTIDEATVTRLSIRDRDTFLKLIASDAKPNKALKAAAERYRKRRA
- a CDS encoding transposase; this encodes MRAFDAIFESEGVIVKKVGPLAPNMNAYAERWVQSLKHECLNHFVVFGERHLQRLVDEYVAYYQELRPHQAIGNVVLDPNSSSPLAYNDETVDSQDILGGLIKHYYRKAA